From the genome of Cytobacillus firmus, one region includes:
- a CDS encoding BglG family transcription antiterminator → MILDQRCMAILTKMVHAPTHVSPQELMEELQISKRTVYYDVDKINSWLKDQGLDELKYVRAAGFFLDEEEKQQIKQRLHSFDKAGSYEFSRKERMAWTAILILTREKTIYLQDLMDKLGVSRSTLLADIRELKKQLSQFQVQLNFHKPSGYYIAGEEQDKRKMLINFLSQVLTNRGWNDLLSEVQLTIQDTPGLSPEMFQRTDLETIYEILNESESFSGVHYTDEVMETLSAHIFMLIKRFNQEKYIKMDPVEKQVIKETKEYTAAQFICRKIESGFHIEVPDDEACYLATYLLGAKISDYDTHELENQDLAILKSIAVGMVDDFQKYACVFFQNRKELERNLLIHLKPAYFRIKYGIELENPLSKSVQESYQDLFILTKKVVHHFEYVLGKKVSDDEAAYIAMHFGGWIDKEGVRVEARKKAAVVCASGIGTSRILQKQIEDLMPFVDVANVYTVREYEKAPLADLDFVISTTPVSLKNVPVFIVNPILNPSEKESLLKQVQASEKKPRSENIDALIDIIRKHADIKDESMLIQELKVYYQSNKEAKSEVDQKPMLNEVLTADKIQFADSAASWQEALQMASQPLLADQSISQNYIDAMIENVKEMGPYIVIAPGIALPHARPEAGVNKLGMSFLQLKESCAFSEKPEHQVRLFFVLAAIDNETHLKALSQLSKMLSDSDNLEKLQKADTAAGVLEIINQYSQD, encoded by the coding sequence ATGATTCTTGACCAGCGCTGCATGGCGATTTTGACGAAAATGGTCCATGCACCTACACATGTTTCTCCGCAGGAGCTTATGGAGGAATTACAGATTTCCAAGCGGACTGTTTATTATGATGTTGACAAAATTAATAGCTGGCTAAAAGACCAGGGTTTAGATGAGCTGAAGTATGTTCGTGCTGCTGGATTTTTTCTCGATGAAGAAGAAAAGCAGCAGATTAAACAGCGGCTGCATTCGTTTGATAAAGCTGGCAGTTATGAGTTTTCGCGCAAAGAAAGAATGGCCTGGACTGCCATCCTTATCCTGACCCGTGAGAAAACCATTTATCTTCAGGACCTGATGGATAAGCTGGGTGTCAGCAGGAGTACGCTTCTGGCAGATATCAGGGAATTAAAAAAGCAGCTAAGCCAGTTCCAGGTTCAGTTGAATTTCCATAAACCTTCAGGCTACTATATTGCCGGCGAAGAGCAGGATAAGAGGAAAATGCTGATAAACTTCCTGTCACAGGTTTTAACCAACCGCGGCTGGAATGATCTATTATCTGAAGTCCAGTTAACCATCCAGGACACGCCTGGACTGTCACCTGAAATGTTTCAGCGGACTGATTTAGAGACGATTTATGAAATTCTGAATGAAAGTGAATCATTTTCCGGCGTTCATTACACAGATGAAGTGATGGAGACGCTAAGCGCCCATATATTTATGCTCATCAAAAGGTTTAACCAGGAAAAATACATCAAGATGGATCCTGTTGAAAAACAGGTCATTAAAGAAACGAAAGAGTACACCGCTGCTCAATTTATTTGCCGGAAAATTGAAAGCGGTTTCCATATTGAGGTTCCTGATGATGAAGCCTGCTATCTTGCAACTTACCTGTTAGGGGCGAAAATAAGCGACTATGATACACATGAGCTGGAAAATCAGGACCTTGCTATCCTCAAATCAATAGCAGTAGGAATGGTCGATGATTTTCAAAAGTATGCCTGCGTATTTTTTCAAAACCGCAAGGAACTTGAACGAAATCTATTGATTCATTTAAAACCGGCATATTTCCGAATCAAATATGGGATTGAACTGGAGAATCCATTATCTAAATCTGTACAGGAGTCTTATCAGGACCTGTTTATTCTAACCAAAAAGGTGGTTCATCATTTTGAATACGTGCTTGGCAAAAAAGTATCGGATGATGAAGCGGCCTATATTGCGATGCACTTTGGAGGCTGGATTGATAAAGAAGGCGTCAGGGTGGAAGCCCGCAAAAAAGCGGCTGTGGTGTGTGCCAGCGGAATCGGCACGTCCCGAATACTTCAGAAACAAATTGAAGATCTCATGCCGTTTGTCGATGTGGCGAATGTATACACCGTCCGTGAATATGAGAAAGCGCCCCTGGCTGATTTGGATTTTGTCATTTCGACCACGCCGGTATCCCTGAAAAATGTACCGGTGTTTATTGTAAATCCGATTCTTAACCCGTCTGAGAAGGAATCCCTGCTTAAGCAGGTTCAGGCATCAGAAAAAAAGCCTAGATCAGAAAACATAGACGCATTGATAGACATTATCCGGAAGCATGCAGATATAAAAGACGAAAGCATGCTGATCCAGGAATTGAAAGTTTACTATCAATCAAATAAAGAAGCAAAAAGTGAGGTGGATCAAAAGCCAATGTTAAATGAAGTTCTAACCGCCGATAAAATTCAATTTGCAGATTCTGCTGCAAGCTGGCAGGAAGCACTGCAAATGGCGTCACAGCCGCTATTGGCTGATCAATCCATCAGCCAGAATTACATTGATGCCATGATTGAAAATGTGAAAGAAATGGGGCCATATATCGTCATCGCACCTGGAATTGCCCTTCCTCATGCCCGCCCTGAAGCTGGTGTGAACAAGCTGGGAATGAGCTTTCTGCAATTAAAGGAGAGCTGTGCTTTTTCGGAAAAGCCGGAACATCAGGTTAGATTATTCTTTGTGCTGGCAGCCATCGATAATGAAACCCATTTAAAAGCATTATCCCAGCTGTCCAAAATGCTGTCTGACAGCGATAACCTTGAAAAGCTCCAGAAAGCTGATACAGCAGCTGGCGTATTGGAAATTATTAATCAATATTCACAAGACTAA
- a CDS encoding nuclease-related domain-containing protein: MISKSLKVPELNLQLEALVRRIPEQHPSREKVISEYKKRSAGFKGEERLFYYLSFLEHKKYWIFHDLRLSNGSQFFQIDALLLTANFALILEVKNWTGTLIFNPQFQQVIRIQNDKEEGFPDPISQAWHQTNQFRNWLDLNGFPRIPLDFLVVISHPSTIIKAETDPLQISKKVLHSHHLLSKMNGIENKYPQEKTDSKEIRKLCRTLLKKHTPVQSEILEHFNVSAEEILTGVSCPKCTSLPMIFHWGKWHCPMCLFSSHLAHEAAVQDYFRLIKPAITNSEFRSFTHIPSPYTASRILSRMNLSSKRNKRHRIHEKTLEQ, encoded by the coding sequence TTGATTAGTAAAAGCCTGAAAGTCCCCGAATTGAACCTCCAGCTTGAAGCGTTGGTAAGAAGAATCCCCGAACAGCACCCCTCACGTGAGAAAGTGATCTCAGAATATAAAAAGAGAAGCGCGGGATTTAAGGGAGAAGAAAGATTATTTTATTACTTAAGCTTTCTGGAACATAAAAAGTATTGGATATTTCATGATTTGCGGTTATCAAACGGATCGCAATTTTTTCAAATCGATGCATTGCTGCTCACGGCAAATTTTGCACTCATATTGGAAGTTAAAAATTGGACAGGCACCTTGATTTTCAACCCTCAATTCCAGCAGGTCATCCGCATCCAAAACGACAAAGAAGAAGGATTTCCAGACCCCATTTCACAAGCCTGGCATCAGACGAACCAGTTTAGAAACTGGCTTGATCTTAATGGGTTTCCTCGCATTCCTCTTGATTTTTTAGTTGTAATCAGCCATCCTTCCACCATAATTAAGGCAGAGACAGATCCGCTGCAAATATCTAAGAAAGTCTTACACTCTCATCACCTTTTATCCAAAATGAATGGCATTGAAAATAAGTACCCTCAGGAAAAAACTGATTCTAAGGAGATTCGGAAGCTATGCCGGACTTTGTTAAAAAAACATACCCCTGTACAATCCGAGATTCTCGAGCACTTCAATGTCTCAGCTGAAGAAATTCTGACTGGTGTCAGCTGTCCTAAATGCACTTCCCTTCCGATGATATTCCATTGGGGGAAATGGCACTGTCCAATGTGTTTATTTTCCTCTCACTTAGCCCATGAGGCTGCAGTCCAAGACTACTTCCGGCTTATTAAACCGGCAATTACCAACTCGGAATTCCGCTCTTTCACCCATATCCCATCCCCCTATACTGCTTCAAGAATACTCTCCAGGATGAACCTTTCTTCTAAAAGAAATAAAAGACACCGTATCCACGAAAAAACACTTGAACAGTGA
- a CDS encoding CGCGG family putative rSAM-modified RiPP protein: MEKNWSISLEHGNYASDVELLINDTMAAVSQTAKGYYVNIVTPAELGNPDNYLTEALLLYFGNKVDSQFIDQCGCGGYVLRVWKNK, translated from the coding sequence ATGGAAAAGAATTGGTCTATTTCACTTGAGCATGGTAATTACGCTAGTGATGTGGAGCTTCTCATCAACGATACGATGGCGGCAGTAAGCCAGACAGCTAAAGGGTATTATGTCAATATAGTCACACCAGCTGAGTTAGGAAATCCCGATAACTACCTAACTGAAGCACTGCTCCTATACTTCGGAAATAAAGTGGACTCTCAATTTATCGATCAATGCGGATGCGGGGGGTATGTTTTGAGGGTATGGAAAAACAAGTGA
- the argH gene encoding argininosuccinate lyase, with protein sequence MSKLEEFIKNEGHVFPGKTYAEELLMPVFNDQRDYLFHVMFDIHRAHVIMLAEQGIIPEDEARTMLEGINKVAMSDTSSLSYQPQFEDLFFMMEAKIGEEIGDELAGKIHIARSRNDMGIAMYRLVLREHLLQLLGSAYQLSEALLEQADEHKETYMTGYTHTQPAQPTTLGHYLLAVYDVLQRDINRLWAAYKTVNKSSLGAAALTTTGFPICRDRTRELLGFEGIIENSYDSIAGADYLLETSSALMTCMVNTGRWIQDFLQHVTREFGTFQVADPYVQVSSIMPQKRNPVSIEHSRSIASSAYGEAYAAMNMVHNTPFGDIVDTEDDLQPHLYRAFNNANRVLKLMYAVIATLKVNKDHAKEMAKKSCITITELADTLARDYSIPFRKAHSIAGYISKQTVKEQKELCDWKVEDVNEVIRGYVPVSLSEEEWKKIISPEYFVQIRSLQGGPNPDEVSRMIKDRNETLTGDLLSYEGIVRGLKEKRENLINFRF encoded by the coding sequence ATGAGCAAATTAGAAGAGTTTATTAAAAATGAAGGCCATGTCTTTCCAGGCAAAACATATGCAGAAGAACTGCTGATGCCGGTTTTCAATGACCAGAGGGATTATCTGTTTCATGTCATGTTTGATATCCACCGGGCTCATGTCATCATGCTGGCAGAACAGGGAATCATTCCGGAAGATGAAGCAAGAACTATGCTCGAAGGAATTAATAAAGTGGCAATGTCAGACACAAGCTCATTATCCTACCAGCCTCAATTTGAAGATCTCTTTTTTATGATGGAAGCGAAAATAGGAGAAGAGATCGGCGATGAGCTGGCCGGGAAAATCCATATTGCCCGAAGCCGAAATGATATGGGCATCGCGATGTACAGGCTGGTCCTGAGAGAACACCTGCTCCAGCTTTTGGGCAGTGCCTATCAGCTTAGTGAGGCATTGCTTGAGCAGGCGGATGAGCATAAAGAGACCTATATGACCGGGTATACCCATACACAGCCGGCCCAGCCGACCACGTTGGGGCATTACCTGCTGGCTGTTTATGATGTCCTTCAAAGGGATATCAACCGGCTGTGGGCAGCCTATAAAACCGTAAACAAATCCTCTCTTGGCGCAGCGGCCCTGACAACGACGGGCTTCCCGATTTGCAGAGACCGCACGCGTGAACTGCTGGGATTTGAGGGAATTATCGAGAATTCATATGACTCGATTGCGGGAGCAGATTACCTGCTGGAGACCTCATCAGCCCTGATGACCTGCATGGTGAATACCGGCCGGTGGATTCAGGATTTCCTTCAGCATGTAACGAGAGAGTTTGGCACCTTCCAGGTGGCGGACCCTTACGTGCAGGTAAGCAGCATAATGCCTCAGAAGCGGAACCCGGTTTCCATTGAGCATTCCAGATCCATTGCCAGCAGCGCCTATGGTGAAGCGTATGCTGCCATGAACATGGTCCATAACACGCCATTCGGCGATATTGTCGATACTGAGGATGATCTGCAGCCCCATCTGTATCGCGCTTTTAATAATGCGAATCGGGTATTAAAGCTGATGTATGCCGTGATTGCCACTTTAAAGGTCAATAAAGACCATGCGAAAGAAATGGCCAAAAAGTCGTGCATCACGATCACCGAACTGGCTGACACCCTGGCAAGAGACTACAGCATCCCATTTCGGAAAGCCCACTCCATTGCCGGCTATATTTCGAAACAAACCGTGAAAGAACAGAAAGAGCTGTGCGACTGGAAAGTAGAGGATGTAAATGAAGTTATTAGGGGATATGTTCCCGTTTCCCTGTCAGAGGAAGAGTGGAAGAAAATCATCTCCCCTGAATACTTTGTACAGATCCGCAGCCTCCAGGGAGGACCGAATCCGGATGAGGTCTCGAGAATGATCAAGGATCGTAATGAAACCCTCACAGGGGACCTGCTCAGCTATGAGGGGATTGTGAGAGGACTTAAGGAGAAACGGGAGAATTTAATTAACTTTAGATTTTGA
- a CDS encoding methyl-accepting chemotaxis protein yields MKKKRQKQKGSLFSFTIRKKLLLSFIIILLIPSISIGYISYQKAHDEIKNQITMSADENVKILDQFIMNFIKPKMEDTNYFSKRIKKDFYTEEELDKTTNAFSQYKELHPEAVAIYAGSENGDLVIYPRADLPADFDATTRPWYQGAMEAKGKAFITEPYVDAVSGNILITVAQKLGDSSGVIGIDLSLSALSELSNNIKIGKEGYPAILSAEGSFLVHPLEKPGTQAEGSWLPEVLEKEKGQVEYTLEGVEKEMHFTTNGLTGMKVIGTMNLGEVTSAVQPILVSTIIFIAIFVLVGALVSYIIVRSITRPLNQLIAATDKVSEGDLTQKFIVRNNDEISKLGVSFNKMVLSLQQLINQVSEKAVHLASSSEQLTASSEQNNMATEQVANSIQEVASATEQQTEKVKESTSVVKEMSGRIQQIMSNTNVVAKTANETNEVVVKGNEAIDLSTNQMKNINVTVSELGSIVHTLGKRSEEIGQIVNVISAIADQTNLLALNAAIEAARAGEHGRGFAVVADEVRKLAEQSSKSTESIRELISTIQTDTNKAISSMEKGTAEVEKGIDLVNNAGDAFSHIQQFADTVSGQIAEVSSSIRDMAEGADQVVELVSAIEEIAAVTTAESQDVSAATEEQLASMEEIAASAASLSGMAEELLDSIKRFKVE; encoded by the coding sequence ATGAAAAAGAAAAGACAGAAACAAAAAGGGTCGCTGTTCTCATTTACGATTAGAAAAAAATTATTGCTTTCATTTATTATTATTCTATTAATTCCTTCTATTTCAATCGGATACATATCCTATCAGAAGGCACATGATGAGATAAAGAATCAGATTACCATGAGTGCAGATGAGAATGTTAAAATTCTTGATCAATTTATTATGAACTTTATTAAACCTAAGATGGAGGATACAAATTACTTTTCCAAGCGGATCAAAAAAGATTTCTATACAGAGGAAGAATTAGATAAAACAACAAATGCTTTTAGCCAGTATAAAGAGCTCCATCCGGAGGCAGTGGCTATTTATGCAGGCTCTGAAAATGGCGATTTGGTTATCTACCCCCGTGCAGATCTGCCAGCTGACTTTGATGCCACTACACGCCCCTGGTATCAGGGAGCAATGGAGGCAAAAGGAAAAGCCTTCATTACAGAGCCATATGTTGACGCTGTAAGTGGAAATATCCTAATTACAGTAGCCCAAAAGCTTGGCGACAGCTCTGGCGTTATCGGCATTGATTTAAGCCTGTCCGCTCTAAGCGAGCTATCCAATAACATTAAAATTGGAAAAGAGGGCTATCCTGCCATTTTAAGCGCGGAGGGAAGCTTTTTAGTACATCCGCTGGAGAAGCCGGGCACCCAGGCAGAAGGCAGCTGGCTGCCGGAAGTCCTGGAAAAGGAAAAGGGACAGGTTGAGTACACGCTTGAAGGCGTAGAGAAAGAAATGCACTTCACCACCAATGGCCTGACAGGCATGAAGGTAATCGGCACGATGAACCTGGGAGAAGTGACGTCAGCTGTCCAGCCTATCTTAGTGTCGACAATCATATTTATTGCCATCTTCGTCCTTGTGGGTGCACTTGTTTCTTACATTATTGTCCGTTCGATTACCCGCCCGCTCAATCAGCTGATCGCTGCAACCGATAAAGTCAGCGAAGGGGATCTGACCCAGAAGTTTATTGTCAGGAACAACGATGAAATCAGCAAACTGGGTGTCAGTTTTAACAAGATGGTCCTATCGCTGCAGCAGCTGATCAACCAGGTGAGCGAAAAAGCGGTCCATCTTGCATCCTCATCGGAACAGCTGACAGCAAGCTCTGAGCAGAACAACATGGCAACAGAGCAGGTGGCCAATTCCATCCAGGAAGTAGCTTCGGCAACTGAGCAGCAGACAGAAAAAGTGAAAGAAAGCACCTCTGTCGTCAAAGAAATGTCCGGCCGCATTCAGCAAATTATGAGTAACACAAATGTCGTGGCAAAAACGGCCAATGAGACAAATGAAGTTGTGGTAAAAGGAAATGAAGCCATCGACCTTTCGACGAACCAGATGAAAAATATTAATGTAACAGTCTCTGAACTGGGTTCCATTGTTCATACATTAGGGAAACGTTCGGAGGAAATTGGCCAGATTGTCAATGTTATTTCTGCCATTGCCGACCAGACGAACCTGCTCGCACTAAACGCAGCTATTGAAGCTGCAAGAGCAGGCGAGCACGGAAGAGGCTTCGCCGTTGTCGCTGATGAAGTCCGCAAGCTCGCAGAACAATCATCCAAGTCAACCGAAAGCATCCGCGAATTGATCTCAACGATTCAGACGGATACAAACAAAGCCATCTCTTCCATGGAAAAGGGAACGGCTGAAGTGGAGAAGGGAATTGACCTGGTGAACAATGCCGGAGATGCCTTCAGCCACATCCAGCAATTTGCTGACACCGTTTCGGGCCAGATCGCAGAAGTCTCCTCATCCATCAGGGACATGGCCGAAGGCGCAGACCAGGTAGTGGAACTCGTCAGCGCAATCGAAGAAATTGCCGCAGTCACCACAGCCGAAAGCCAGGACGTATCCGCTGCTACAGAAGAACAGCTGGCGTCGATGGAAGAAATTGCGGCATCGGCTGCATCACTTTCAGGGATGGCGGAGGAACTGCTGGATTCTATTAAGAGGTTTAAAGTGGAGTAA
- a CDS encoding PTS ascorbate transporter subunit IIC translates to MFDFIMNDILGTPAILVGLFALFGLLLQKKGIADVISGTLKTIMGFLILNGGASILIGSLDIFGKMFEKAFHIQGVIPNNEAIVAIAQQTFGKETAMIMLFGMVMNIIIARFTPFKYIFLTGHHTLFMACLISAVFATGGVTGLPLIIIGSIILGLLMVFMPALVQPYVREITGNDSIAVGHFGSFGYFVSGFIGKRVGDKSKSTEDIKVPKSLGFLRDTSVAMSLTMTILFLVVAPIAGKGYVESELSGGVNFLVFSLMQAITFAAGVYVVLAGVRMLIAEIVPAFKGIADKVVKDAKPALDCPAVFPFAPNAVIIGFLFSFVAGLLSMFLLPLFGLKIIVPGLIPHFFTGAAAGVFGNATGGRRGAMIGSFANGLLISFLPALLLPVLGSLGFEGTTFGDSDFGVVGILLSFLIKLFS, encoded by the coding sequence ATGTTTGATTTCATCATGAATGATATATTGGGCACACCCGCCATCCTGGTTGGCTTATTCGCCTTGTTTGGCTTGCTTCTGCAGAAGAAAGGTATTGCCGATGTCATATCAGGCACGCTTAAAACGATCATGGGCTTTCTCATCCTGAATGGAGGAGCAAGCATCTTAATAGGCTCACTTGATATTTTCGGAAAAATGTTTGAAAAGGCCTTCCATATCCAGGGTGTTATTCCGAACAACGAGGCCATCGTTGCGATTGCCCAGCAGACATTTGGGAAAGAAACCGCGATGATCATGCTATTCGGGATGGTCATGAACATTATAATTGCCCGTTTCACACCGTTTAAATATATTTTCCTTACCGGACATCATACTTTATTCATGGCCTGCCTGATCTCAGCAGTATTTGCAACCGGCGGAGTGACAGGGCTTCCGCTGATCATTATCGGGTCTATTATTCTGGGATTATTAATGGTATTCATGCCTGCGCTTGTCCAGCCATATGTACGAGAAATTACGGGCAATGACAGCATCGCTGTCGGCCACTTCGGATCTTTCGGCTACTTTGTTTCCGGCTTTATCGGAAAGCGTGTAGGGGATAAATCCAAATCGACGGAGGATATCAAAGTGCCAAAATCACTTGGATTCCTGCGTGATACCTCTGTTGCGATGTCTCTGACAATGACGATTCTCTTCCTGGTTGTGGCGCCGATTGCCGGAAAAGGCTATGTGGAATCTGAATTGAGCGGCGGAGTGAACTTCCTTGTGTTCTCGCTCATGCAGGCCATTACGTTTGCAGCAGGTGTATATGTCGTCCTTGCCGGTGTGCGGATGCTGATTGCGGAAATTGTTCCAGCTTTTAAAGGAATCGCTGATAAAGTGGTAAAAGATGCGAAGCCTGCCCTTGATTGTCCGGCAGTGTTCCCTTTTGCGCCAAATGCAGTTATTATCGGATTCCTATTCAGCTTCGTAGCTGGCTTGCTTTCCATGTTCCTTCTTCCATTATTCGGATTGAAAATTATCGTGCCAGGTCTGATTCCACACTTCTTCACAGGTGCGGCGGCAGGGGTATTCGGAAATGCGACTGGAGGCAGACGGGGAGCGATGATCGGTTCTTTTGCCAACGGTCTATTAATCTCATTCCTTCCGGCCTTATTGCTGCCGGTTCTTGGCTCACTAGGATTTGAGGGAACTACCTTTGGAGACTCGGACTTTGGGGTTGTGGGGATTTTATTGAGCTTCCTTATTAAACTATTTTCTTAA
- a CDS encoding PTS sugar transporter subunit IIB produces the protein MKKILVVCGNGLGSSFIVEMNVKTVLSQLGVEADVSHTDLTTAKSEKADIYLGSKDLISNLDDGTRTIIGLTNILDQNELKAALESHLS, from the coding sequence ATGAAAAAAATTCTAGTAGTATGCGGAAATGGACTTGGAAGCAGCTTTATCGTGGAAATGAACGTGAAAACAGTTTTAAGTCAATTGGGTGTGGAAGCAGATGTTTCACATACAGATTTAACAACGGCTAAATCCGAAAAAGCGGACATCTACCTGGGATCTAAAGACCTGATTTCCAATTTGGATGACGGAACAAGAACGATCATTGGTTTGACAAACATCCTTGATCAAAATGAGCTAAAAGCGGCATTGGAATCACATTTATCCTAA